The DNA window TGATCACGACGAAGCCCTGCGAGGCGAGCCGGGGTCCGAGCCAGGCGACGCTCGACTGGGTGGCGGTGAACCCGGGGGAGATGGCGACCGCGCCGAACGTGCCGTCGGCGGTGCTCGTCGGGTAGTAGATGGTGCCGCCGCCGAAGCCGCTCTGCCGGGCGACGGTGGTCTGCGAGACGGCGTAGGTGCCGCGGGACGCTTCGATGCTGCTGTTGGTCGGTGCGGGGCCACGCTCGTACGGGTTGGCGGCGAGCGCCTGCGTGGGGGCGACCAGGACGGAGGCAGCCGCGGCGAGCGAGGCGACCAGGAGTGAGACTCTCATGCGGGGACTCCCTGGGGTGTGGGAACGTGCACACATAGAAGGGTCTTGATCGGCCCTACTCGCCGGTAATCCCACTGACTACATGCTGCGGCGATATGTAACACGCCGGAAATTGCGTTGCCGCGCGTGTGAACTGGGCCAACAATGATCGACATGACGTTCTGAGCAGCCACCGTGAGCCTGTGCCAACTCTCCTTCGAAAGATGAACGTCTCTTGTCTGTCACCGTTTTCGCGGGCGAAAGCAGCTGGATCGAGTCCGCCGCCGTCGCCCAATGTCATCAGGTCGCCGCTCTCGACGGCATGATCCACGTCGCCGGGATGCCGGACCTGCACCCCGGTAAGGGCGCTCCGATCGGCGCCGCCATGACCTCACGCGTGCTCTACCCCTTCCTCGTCGGCTCGGACATCGGCTGCGGGATCGCGGTCTTCCCGTTCCGGCTCAAAAAGGTCGTTCCGGAACGGCTCGCCCCGCGGTTCCCCGACCTGGATGAGCCTGTGGACTTAACGGATGAAAGCCTCGGAACGCTCGGCCGCGGCAACCATTTCGTGGAACTCGCCAAGGTCGACGCGGTTCTCGCCGAGACCGATCTCGCCGTGGGCGATCACGTGCTGCTCGTCCACAGCGGCTCCCGTGGCCTGGGCGAACGCATCCTGCGGGCGCACACCGAGACGCACGGCGCCGGCCCGGCCGCGGATCCCGCCGGATATCTCGAGGCGCACGACTCGGCCGTACGATGGGCGAGCCGGAACCGGCGCACCCTGGCCGCGCGGGTGGCCGAGGCGCTCGGCGCCGAGGTGAGCGAGCCGATCATCGACGTGTGTCACAACTCGGTGGAGGTCCGCGACGGGCTCTACCTGCACCGCAAGGGCGCCGCGCCGGGCGACGGCCGGCAGGTGCTGATCGCCGGCACCCGCGGCACCCGGTCCTATCTGGTGGCCGCGCACGCCGGGGCCGACGCCGGCTATTCGGTCGCGCACGGCGCCGGCCGCAAGATGTCCCGCGCCGACGCGCTGCGCCGCGGCAAGGCCAAACACACCATCGAGGAGCTTCGGCGTACGCCGGTCGGCTCCCACGTCGTGTGCGGCGACCGGCAGTTGCTGTTCGAGGAGGCGCCGACCGCCTACAAGCGGATCGAGCAGGTGATCGGCGACCTGGTCAGTTTCGGACTCGCCACACCGGTGCTGACCACGGTGCCGGTGATCACCTACAAGACGGCCGACAAGCACGCGTCCCATCGCGGGTCGCGGGCGGGCCGGCCTCGATGAACTCACGGTGAGCCGGCACGGGACGGTCACTGCCGGATGGCCTCGGCGAGGCGGGTTATCCCGTACTCGAAAGCGGCCTCGACGTCCCCACCCAGGTTGAACGCACCGGCCAGCTCCATGCTGATGAAGCCGTTGCCCCACGCGGTGAACAGGCGGGCGGCGTTGAGGGCCTGATCCGGACCGGCCAGCTCGGCGGTCACCTCCAGGACCGGCGCGCTCGCCTCGGTCAGCATGTCGGTGTCGGTCGGCACCGCCTCCGGGGTCCAGCCGAGGATCAGGCGGTAACCGGCGGGACGCGCGTGCGCGAACGACCGGAAGGCGCGGGCCAGCTCGGCGAGGTCCGCGCGGGGGTCGGCGGTGCGGGGTACGGCGTGCAGCTGCGCTCCGAGATCCTCGACGGTGGCCTTCGCGACCAGGCTGATCAGGGCCTCGCGGTTGCGCACCCGCTTGTAGAGCGACGGCGCGCGCACACCCACCCGCTCGGCGACGGCCTGCATGGTCAGGCGGTCCAGGCCGTCGGCTTCGAGGATCTCCCGGGCGGCCGTGATGATCTCGTCGAGCGATGTGCGTTCCGGCGTCGGCATACGTGATCCTTTCGATGGCTATTGACCGTAGCCATGATAGCTATGTACCTTAGCTTTCATGAAGCTTGGTCCTCAACTCCACCGCATCGGCAACGACATCGTGGCGGTCTACCTGATCGTGACCGACGACGGCATCACGGTCATCGACGCGGGCCTCTCCGGTCAGTGGCCGGAACTGATCAGCGAACTGGACAGCCTGGGCCGCAGCGTCAGCGACATCCGCGGCGTCATTCTCACGCACGGCGACACCGATCATCTGGGCTTCGCGGAGCGCCTGCGGCGTGATCACGGCGTGCCGGTCCTCGTCCACACGGCCGACGCCGCCCGCGCCCGCGGCGAGATCAAACCCAAGACCAGCTGGGGCAAGATCAAGGTGGGGGCGCTGGCGCGCTTCTTCTGGTACGCGTCGCGCAAGGGTGGCCTGAAGACGACCTATGTCAGCGAGGTCACGACGATCGAGGACGGTCAGGTGCTCGACCTGCCGGGCGCGCCCCGGATCATCGGGCTCCCCGGGCACTCGCCGGGGAGCGTCGCGATCCACTCGGCGGCGGCCGACGCGGTGTTCGTGGGTGACGCGCTGACCACCCGATCCGTGCTGACCGGGGAGAACGGGCCGCAGCCGGCGCCGTTCACCGACGACCCGGCGCAGGCGGCGGTGTCACTCGCCCGGATCGCGGATCTCGACGTGACGTGGGTGCTGCCGGGTCACGGCGCGCCGTGGAACGGCGGGGCGGCGGCGATCGTGCGCCGGATCGAGGAGTTCCGGGCGGCGTGATCCGGGGTTCCGCGGCGGATGGCAGCCCTGACCGGGTTATTCGGTCCGGCCCTGCGAGCGGGCGCCCGGATGCGGCGTTAGCGTGGCGGCATGGCCGTCTTCCGTGATGCCCACCCGATCGTCTATGTCGAAGACGTGAACGCCTCCCTCGGGTTCTACCGTGATCTGCTCGGGTTCACCGAGACGTACCGATTCGATGATTTCGTCTCGTTGCAGCTGGGGACGTCGGCGATCTCGGTCGTGCAGGTGACCGGCGGGCAGGACGGCTC is part of the Actinoplanes missouriensis 431 genome and encodes:
- a CDS encoding RNA ligase RtcB family protein encodes the protein MSVTVFAGESSWIESAAVAQCHQVAALDGMIHVAGMPDLHPGKGAPIGAAMTSRVLYPFLVGSDIGCGIAVFPFRLKKVVPERLAPRFPDLDEPVDLTDESLGTLGRGNHFVELAKVDAVLAETDLAVGDHVLLVHSGSRGLGERILRAHTETHGAGPAADPAGYLEAHDSAVRWASRNRRTLAARVAEALGAEVSEPIIDVCHNSVEVRDGLYLHRKGAAPGDGRQVLIAGTRGTRSYLVAAHAGADAGYSVAHGAGRKMSRADALRRGKAKHTIEELRRTPVGSHVVCGDRQLLFEEAPTAYKRIEQVIGDLVSFGLATPVLTTVPVITYKTADKHASHRGSRAGRPR
- a CDS encoding TetR/AcrR family transcriptional regulator translates to MPTPERTSLDEIITAAREILEADGLDRLTMQAVAERVGVRAPSLYKRVRNREALISLVAKATVEDLGAQLHAVPRTADPRADLAELARAFRSFAHARPAGYRLILGWTPEAVPTDTDMLTEASAPVLEVTAELAGPDQALNAARLFTAWGNGFISMELAGAFNLGGDVEAAFEYGITRLAEAIRQ
- a CDS encoding MBL fold metallo-hydrolase, which translates into the protein MKLGPQLHRIGNDIVAVYLIVTDDGITVIDAGLSGQWPELISELDSLGRSVSDIRGVILTHGDTDHLGFAERLRRDHGVPVLVHTADAARARGEIKPKTSWGKIKVGALARFFWYASRKGGLKTTYVSEVTTIEDGQVLDLPGAPRIIGLPGHSPGSVAIHSAAADAVFVGDALTTRSVLTGENGPQPAPFTDDPAQAAVSLARIADLDVTWVLPGHGAPWNGGAAAIVRRIEEFRAA